From the Camelus bactrianus isolate YW-2024 breed Bactrian camel chromosome 4, ASM4877302v1, whole genome shotgun sequence genome, the window GAAAATTCACTTATTTATGAAGAGTAAATAACATGTTACTGACCAACCactgggtcaaagaagaaaccaaagagaaatttttttaaaaaataccttgagagaaatgaaaatgaaaatacagcacaCCAAAACATGGGATTCAGCAAAAGCTTTTCTGAGAGGGAAGTTCCTAGCAATAAATGCTTAcattaagaaacaagaaaaatcttaaacAACCTAACTGAATACCTAAAGGAAGTAGCTAATCAAACAAatgaagcccaaagttagtagacgGAACGAAATAACGAAagtcagagtggaaataaatgaaataagaattaaaaagacaATAGGCAAGATCAATCTAAGAACTAGTTATttgtaaagataaacaaaattaacagGTCTTTAGCTAGAATCACCAAGCAAAAGAGAGACCTCAAATAAATCAAGtatgaaatgaaagaggagatattGCAacagataccacagaaatacagaaatacaaaggattgtAAGAGATTGCTATGAACAATTGTACATAAGCAAATTTGAGACTCtacaaaaaattgataaatttctagaaatatacaacctaccaagactgaaccatgaAGAATCAAAATCTGAAAATTCAATTACTAGTAAGGAAAGGGaattagcaattaaaaaccttccaataaacaaaagtccaggaccagacagcttcactggtaaattctactaAACAGtcaaagaagagttaataccagtccttctcaaactctcccaaaaaatagaagaggcgggaatacttccaaactcatttcatgaagccagcattactctgataccaaaacagGTAAGGAtgtcacaagaaaagaaaattacaggccaatgtcCCTGATAAACATagaagcaaaaatcctcaacaaaatattagtaaacttaATTCAGCAATACACTCAGTAATACGTTAACTATGATcaggtgggatttattccaggagtATAAACATGGTTCAGATTCCTCTAATCAATCAATATTATAACCACATAAACAAAATGGATAAGAATcgtatgattatctcaatagaagcagaaaaacatttgacaTAGTTCAGtgtccatttatgataaaaactctcaacaaagtgtgtatagagggaacatgtctTAGCATAATAAAGGggtatatgacaagcccacagctaacattatactcattGGTAAAAGCTggaagctttccctctaagatcaggagcaggaacaaggatgcccacactcgccacttttattcaacatagtagtggaattcctagccagagcaatcaggtaagagaaggaaataaaacgaatccaaattaaaatggaagaagtaaaactataactatttgcaggtgacattttttaaaaagctttaggAAAGTAGATAAATATCGAGTACTATTATTTTGTAGCTGTAAGCTGTTGTCTGGGAATGTTATAATTAATGTTAAGTAATATGTGAGAGAAATATCTGAGATTGAAACCTAGGAGTTTTGATTTTTAGGCTTATCAGCTATATATTTAGCTATATCCCCCCACTTATTTCATCAAATAAATCTTCGATAAATAGTAAAAATTaagatttggttttcttttccacttttagtGTTAAATGTTTACAAAAGACAGTAAAGGATTCTTATCACATAATGTGTAGACCATGTGCCTGTGAACTTGAAGTTTGTGCCAAatgtggaaagaaagaagacattgTTATTCCGTgagtatttctttttatgtttgggGTTTACTGTTTTTGTAATTGATAAGTGAATTTTCTTTTGAGGAAACATTCAGTAGCTCTGAGAGTCTTAAGATGCACTACATATCACACTACTGTAGACATTTTCTacctaacagaaaaaaaagttttaattaattgTTAAATTTTTCTATCACTATGATAAAAGTGAAACATTATTTTtaggaaattaaaatgtttatctgTGAGGTTCATATTTATTACACATTACAAAAGAATCTTCAAGGCTCTTTTCCTCTTTACTTATTAAGCTCCTGTTAATCAAGAAATATAGTGTGCAGGTCTTTTCAGTCTATACAGTTAAATAATGAAACCCtgagaaataaatagaatttttttcttccatttttaggTTTAATAAAGAACCAGAAGATATAGAAAATCATCTATGTTCCAACCACAGGAAAAGCtgcagaagaaatgaagaaagtgaTGATTTAGATTTTGAAATTGACTTCAGTGACACAGAAAATGATAATCAAATGGATTAATATAATTGTATTAAAAGTCAGTTTGAAAACATGAAACTCTGAACAACTTTGTCTttgagggttttatttttttaaaaaatactgtggaATCTTAATGATGAAATTCAAAAAGCCTATAGAAAATATGCAGAATTTATACATGGGCAATATATAAACTGTGTATGATAGCTGAATAATGATAAAACTTTCatccagattttttttataataaattttgaagtccatatgctagtatatctaccACAATGAGTACTGGAGTATCATATTGCAATTCTTGGGAATTACTTAGAAAAAATATACTATCTCATATCAAACTAAACAAGATTCAGTTTTGATGGTTATGTGGGAACTATCTCATGGAAAAATCAAGTGACTTTATTATGTTGCTAGCCTCAAAAATTGGTCCTCAGGAAGTATCTTTTGATGGATTGATCTCAGGCAAATGACCCACATAACAAAAGCCCCCTTACTTACATTTGCTTGTTATAAAGCAAaaagtttatctgtttttatagtaATGTTTAACAAGTGTATGgcaatttttctttgaaagtgtttttctatatcttttttttacttttttctcttgtgaaatatacatacagaaaaaatacatagaatCTATATGTTTAGTTTAATAAGTAGTTATAAAGAAAAACCATACATCTGTCACCCAGGTGAAAAAACTACCCTTAAACAATATAAATTTGCTTTGTCtgatttttgaactttttttctctttattttggaaaaatctcaaaccataagaaaagtgACAGTGTAGTACAGTGAACCTTTGTATACCCTTCACTTAGATTCACAGCTGTTAACCATtttgctacattttctttatatttgaatAGATGTGTATGGATATGTGTTTTATTTGCTGAGTCGTATGAAAATAAGTGTCAGGTATtgattttgaactttatataaacatACTTACACTGTGCATGTTATTTTGTATCTCTTCTTATTTCATTCTTACGGAGTTTATGAGATTGTTCCATGTTGTTGCAAGAGCTCTAATTTGTTAATTTTACATTACTGTGTTTTTATTCTATTGTATTtacataccacaatttatttatcctctCTAAGTTGTTTCACAATTTGCCTGTTATAAACAGTGCTTCCACAAACATTGATGTAGGTGTTTCTTGCTATACATGTCTTGTTTCTTGGTACATTTTCTGTTAGGTATATCTAGCAGTGCTAGAGGGCATTAGGTATCTGCATCTTCACTACTACTGCATAATGTCAAGCTGTCTTTACAGAAGAATTGTTATCTTCCTTTCCCGTAGCAATGTATTAGAATTCCTGCGTTGTGTATTCTTTccagcacttggaatcagactttTAAATTTCTGTCCTTTTCATGTGTATGCAACATGTGTCTGTTTTATTAATTTGTGTTTTCCCAGTTACTAATAAGAGTCCCCTCTAACGTTTATTGACTGTTTGGTTTTTGGATAATAGATGATATTAAGGAGTCATTTTGTTAAAGTGTAGTAATATTATTGGAGAAAtgtatattgaaatatttaagagTGTAAgatcaattttctttaaaatatttcagcataAAAAAGTAAAGATCCAGATGGCATCATCATCATTTCAGTAGCATCAAAAATATATTAActaggaataaattttaaaaatactcaagaACTCCattgacaaaaatataaaatcttatcaagacattaaaattaaatgGAGAGGTAATTGGAGAAAGATAAACAGAGAGAGACATTGTGTTCATGATATAGAAGCCTCTAAGTTTACAATCTACGGAAAATTTCTCTACCACAAATTTGTGTggtttaccttttttttctgaGCTATGTAACTTTTGTGGTTAAAGAGCCAACTAAATTATTATTAGATCTAGCATGAATTCTTTCCCATGGGAATGAGTTATAATTTCTCAGAGTACCTTACTAGAGAGAAATTTAACAAAGAGCATCACCTAGTGACATATACTAATATCTACATTTCATTCTTTAGTGCTAAGGgagattttgtttggttttttaaatagactttagtTGCTGCATTTAGTATATTTGCATACCTTTACTACTATCCTTTCtaatctaaaaattatttttattggaaCTCATCATGGATCTaaatctgggctctgccacttgctagctgtaTGAATTGTCACATTAATTAATCTTCCTGTGCCTTGGTTTTTATGAGGTTGATAGAAGGATTAAGTATTTTGATATGTAAAATGCTTGGAACCTATGAGAGCACTAAACAATTGATATTATTGCTActatgtgattatatatatatatatatatattcattaataaTTATTAGTTGGAAATGAAGTAATTAGTAATTCTTAGTAATGAAGATGTCAATTTGGTTGTTTGTCTACATTCTGCAAAAGAagagttatacatatatgttccatatatatggaatgcagaatgtgtgtgtatatatataagcAGAGTTTGTGCTTTCAACTACTGCTCTGTAGTATCACTCCATCACATGTCAAAAGCATTTCTAAAGGTAAACAGAGGAAGCTGTATTCAGATGGAGGGCATGGCATGAACAAATTATTTGGTGACTAAAAAGGCttgagataataatagtaataatataataatagctattcattcattcaacaaataatcatTGAGCACCTATGTGTGCAAGGTACAGCAATGAACAAAGCAAGAGATCCCTATCCTTTCTGACAAAACCTTTTATTGGGTGGAGACAGGCAATAGGCAATAAACATAGTAAGTAAATTATAAGTTAGAAAATAGAAAGTGCTATGGGAAAAAATTAGGCATGGTAGGGTGATTGGGAGTCTAAGGGTGcggatgggggtggggatgagggtgCACAAGTTGATGGGAAGTGGgctatgatttttaaatatgttggggaagaatattccaggcagaggaaacagccacTATAAGGTGGTGTGCTCAAGGAACAGCAAGGAAGGGAGTGATTAAGTTGgagaattgttaaaaaaaaaaaaaaaagaaagaaagttggaGAATTGTAAGAGATAAGATCAGGAAGGTATTGGAGGCCAGATCATGTGAAAcctgcttttaagatttattttttttaatctttggttTTCAGCCATTTGACTGATTTCTACCGTGTGAATTTCTTATTTATACTACTTACATTTTTCTGAGTATCCTAAATCTTTTGGGCACTGCTCTTAAACAGACTTGGAAAATTGTTGGCCATTGTTTCTTAAAATACtgcttttttcctattcttttctctccttctagtACTCCAGTTATACATACTGTTAAACCTTTCTGACTATGTCCCAAACATGTCTTTCTCATGCTCTGCTTTTCCCctccatttgttttttcctttctttgtttcagtTTGTATATTTTCTATTGATCTTTCTTTGTATTTGTAATTAATGTCTTCTATATAAACAGAATTAGTGTGTTCAGTATGCTTTTAAGCCCATCTAATAAATTCTGAATTTCCGATACTAAATTTTGCAGTTCTTAAACATCCACTTGATTTTCTTTGTAGATTATAACTGTTGAAATATTCCATACTACCTATCTTGTGCAtctttttctatgtttttctGATGTATTATTCACAGTTATGTTGAAGTCCTTGTTCACATTTGTTGGCCTTTAttgattattttatctcttgattATTGGTCACTTTACCATGCTTTTCACatctaataatttttatttgtgcCAGAAATTATGGATGGTACATTTTAGACACttcctctgaaaaataaattactgtAGATCACTTGATCCTGTCAAAACCTGAGTTAAGGCTTTGTCAGGGGTGGTCTATTTCAGTTTCACACTTATTCCTGTCTCTTACTTCTTGAGTATTGTCTTTATTACTAGGCATATATTTTCTGAAGTCAATGCCACCACTGTTCACCAAGTAATCTCCCCTCTAGGTGAGCCCAAACTCCAGCACTCAGTGACCTCTGAAGTCTGCCGAGCTCTCAGCCTCATAGCAGCTGTTCTGTGCTAGGATGCCTGGAGTTGTGTCCTTCATGTGTGCATCTTAAGAGACTAAGGAGTGACCAGAGAAGTAGAAGGAGAACAAGAAAGGGTGTCCTGGAAGGCATGGAGTGCATGTATTTAGTGCTTACTGTATCCTGGCACTGCTCTAAACTAAGTCCTTTACATGATAAGCCCCACGAATATTCATTATGGCCCTTGAATGTTATGATAACTACacatttatagatgagaaactgagattaaataatttgacaTACAGCTGGAAAGTGTGTAGGTCCAGGTTTTGACCCTATACAATCATCTGATCTCAAACCCTGTTCTGCACGTCAGGGTTAGTATGCTAAAGAAAAATATGTGAGTTGCTGACTGGATTGACTCCACTATTTTTCATACTACTCTTCCAGGGCTCTGCTGACAGTCATTCCCACTGCCAGACTTTCCTGTTCCATTATTTCAGATAACTTagggcttttctctttttttcctgaagaacTGTTGGGTCCCAGGCATCATTGCTTGAGTTTTTAGCCACTGCTGATATACCTGAACTTAAATCACCTTTTTCATACTCTCCTCCATGCTTGTTGATTTCCATAATACCTATAATTTTTCTAATCAGTCATGTCATTTTATTGTGAGACCTACTTGCATAATGGAAGGAATACGATTGTTTGCAGGCAATTCTGGATATATCTAGTCACTGTATTGGGAAGGTAAGTTGTAGTGACTATCTCCTAATATGGtaataattattagaaaaaaaagttgtgtgcttacatattttttcatcatgaaaaataaacagcaatatTCTTAGTACATATTCTCCATTTTTCAGGTGGCTTAACTAAGActcagaggttaagtaacttgtcaaaGTCAAGAACGTAATAAGTAATAAACCTGAGGTTCAAACAAAGTCTCTGTGGCTTCAAATCCTATATTATTTTAACCATATTTATGCAAAATTACAAACATTCCATATTCCAGAACACTTTTATTTCTTGAGTGAAATGTGTAACAACATTAACTTGAACACACCTCTGTCCTTTCCTTATGTCCTTCTTtctatgtcttttccctcccacaTAAACATTAGTCCTGTACTGAATGATTGCCCTGTTCAAaagctacattttttaaaataaaaagattatagAAATTCTCCATATAACTTTTGGCATCGGATTTTTGTCACTCATTGTGTTCAAGTTTGTCATAATATTGAATGTTTCAAGACCATTTTCCATGATTTTTACTGTGGAAACAGGAGTATGTTGG encodes:
- the C4H9orf85 gene encoding uncharacterized protein C9orf85 homolog, whose amino-acid sequence is MSSQKGNVARSRPQKHQNTFSFRNDKFDKSVQTKKINAKLHDGVCQRCKEILEWRVKYGKYKPLSKPKKCVKCLQKTVKDSYHIMCRPCACELEVCAKCGKKEDIVIPFNKEPEDIENHLCSNHRKSCRRNEESDDLDFEIDFSDTENDNQMD